The window ACCGGATTCCTTCACCCCTTCCCTGTAAAGTTGTGGATCAATTGGGGAGTGAAGTATAAAATCTGTCACAAGTTTATTGATATTTTCACTGTCTTTGAGAAATGCGTTTTTTAAGTTGGTCTCAATTTCTCTGCGAAGTGCCGACACAGCACCTTGAATTGAGTTGTCAACGATAACCCTTAAACGTCTGGCGTTTCCCTCAAGATCAGCAAGGCGCTTTCTGGCTTTTTCCTGATCTGAAAGCCCGGCGGAAAAGACATCAAATAGAATCTGGCTTTTTTCATCCAGCATGTGGGTCACAATTTTTAGCCGTTCGATGTGATTGGCGTAAAACAGGTTGAACCGGGACGCTTCAAACAGACGGTTAAATTTTTCTAGAAACCGGACATACTCTTTGGCGCAAAAAGAACTCACTTCCTTGTCTTCCTGCCAAAGTCCCAGGCGTTTTTTATTTTGGGATGAAAGTTTTGTCCCCAGGGCATCAAAAAGCGTATACAACGCCGAAAAAGAATAAAATATGACATCCGGGACCAGAAATTTTAATTCTGCAATGGTTTTATCCCGTATCATTTTCAGGTTGCTTAAATTCTCATGTTCACTTAAATCACAATTGAAAATAAAAAGAATATTTTCCATCAGTCCCAGGCGTTTTATCCTTTTTAAAAACGCCATGTCTGACTGGCGAAGTCCTGTACGCGAGGATATACAGTAAACAATGAGATTGGCAGCCTCAAGGTAGGAAAATATTTTTTCAAGAACTGCCGGATCCGTGGAGTCCGCACCCTGGCAATCGGCAATTTCAACGTTGGGGTCAATGGTTTTTCCATACACTTCCAGGCACACGTCTCTGACATAAAAAGCCTTGGCCGGATCTGCCGTGAACTGTTTGTGGTCATCAAAGGATTTGGCGTCAAAGCTGATGCTCTGTTCATCGGGTCCGATGACGTCCAGGCAGTGTCTGTATCCGTCAAGGGCATTGCGGATGAGCAGGGCTTCAGGGCGAAGTCCCAGGGACGTCACCGGAAAGTCAGACACAATGGTATCAAAAATACGGCGCAGCAGCTGCCGGTCCTGGGTCCGTCTGATATCAAAAGGGGGGAGTTTTTCCTTGCCTGGAAACATGGCAAGGCTGTTTTCAATTTCCCGGTTGATGTCATCCCATGATTTAAGGTGAATGACCGCCCTGTTTTTTTTGCCCTTCCGGATACGGGTGGTAATGGACGTGACGGTCCCGGCCCCACGCTGGACCAGTTCTTTGCCGGAGATGGCATTAATAAACGTGCTTTTACCCGACTTGATTACCCCGACTACGGCCACGCGCAAAATCCCTTCACTGATGTGGGAAGGGATTTTGCTGCAAAGTTGCCTGCTCTCGGCAAGGCTTTTGTCAGAATGGTTTGAAGCGGCTTCCAGACTATCGATCACCGAGATGATATCAGAAACTAAATGTTCTATGGATTCGTGGGGCTGTAAAGTCATTGGCCGGCAGATCAGATCAGCATCATGGCTTTTTCATATTTCAGGTCCGGTTTGGTCTCAAACATGATTTCCCTGGACAGCTCGCAGGTGAGCCATGCGGAGTCGGAAAGTTCATTGTCCAGCTGCATGGGCCCCCACCCGGCGCAGCCCAGAAGGATCAAGAAGGTCTCGGGGCCCTGGCCCTGGGCAATGGCTTCCAGGATGTCCCGGGAGTTGCTCAGCGCCAGCCAGTCGGAGATTTTAAGGGTTTCATTCCACTGAAACGGGCCGCAGTGGAGTACAAAAACCCCTGAAGGCTGGACCGGGCCGCCAAGAAAAATATCGATCTTATCGACATTGTCGTTGCAGGTAATGCCTAAATCTTCAAAAAGCTCGCGACCGGTAAGCAAAGGGTGAACTTTGTTGATAATAAAACCCAATGCACCGGATTCATTGTGTTCGCAAAGACAGGTGACGGTCTGTGCAAAATTGGGATCCGGAAGGCCGGGCATGGCCATGATGAATTTTCCTTTCATATTTTGGGTGATCTGGTCGTTCATCAATTCGTCTCCGTGTTGCCAGCCATTATGTTATGTCCTTATTATTCAATCTTAATATTACAAACCGGGCAGAAATTTCAAATATTTTTATTCAATCTGCAATAATTTTATTTAACTAACTATTTCTCTAATTATTTATCCAAACCAGATTCTTTGTCCCGTCCATATACATCATCAAACCGAACAATATCATCTTCCCCCAAGTATGGCCCTGACTGTACCTCTATCAGTTCCAGAGGAATTTTGCCCGGATTTTCGAGCCGGTGCATGGTGCCAAGGGGGATGTAGATTGACTGATCTTCCTTTAAAAGGATCTCGTCTGTGTCCTTGGTGACAACAGCTGTCCCGGATACGACAGTCCAGTGCTCAGCCCGGTGATAGTGTTTCTGCAAAGACAGCTTTGCCCCGGGTTTTACGGTTATGCGTTTTACCTGGTATCTGTCCGCCATATCTATGGTTTCATAGTCCCCCCAGGGCCGGTAAACTTTGGCATGGGAAACCGCTTCCACTCTGTTTTGCGCTTTTAACTGGCTCACTATCTTTTTAACATCCTGGACCTGATCCCGGGGGGCGACCAGCACCGCGTCCTTGGTGTCTACAATGACAAATTTCTCAAGGCCCACGGCTGCCACAAGGCGGCCGTCAGAATGGATGTAGGTATCCGTGACATTGTGTACCAGTACATCTCCGCTGGTTACATTATTGTGTTCATCCTTGTCTCCGGTCTGCCATAACGCATCAAAGGAGCCAAGGTCATTCCATCCGGCATCAAGGGTAATAACAACGCCCTTGTTTGTCTTTTCCATAACTGCGTAGTCAATGGAATTTTTAGCAATGGTTTCAAAAGTTGCTTTGTCCACCCGGAAAAAATCCAAGTCCTGTATTCCACTTTCAATGGCCGTGCGGCATTTTTCAAGCATGTCCGGGACAAATGCCCCAAGTTCAGAAATAAAGGCGGAGGCCGTGAACATGAACATGCCTGAGTTCCAGCAGAAGTCGCCTGATTCAAGGTAGGAAATTGCTGTATCATAATCAGGTTTTTCGACAAACCGGTCAATCATAAAGGCTGGATCTGGACTGTCGAGTCCGGCACCTTTTTTAATATATCCGTAGCCTGTTTCCGGCGATGAGGGCACAATGCCGAAGGTGACCAGTTTGCCCTGCCGGGCCAGTTGCGCACCCGATTGAATAATTTTGTGAAACGCTTCAATATTTTTGATTTCATGATCTGCAGGAAGTACCAGCATCACCGGGTCCTGCCGATGCTTGGACTTGACCATGTCATCAAGAACCAGGGCTGCCAGGGCAATGGCCGGGGCGGTATTTCTGGCCGCGGGTTCAAGAATGATTTTAAATTCATTGATATCAATCCGGCGGACCTGCTCTGCGGTCATGAACCTGTGGTTTTCATTGCATATAATTACCGGGTCGCCTATATCGTTAAGACCTGACAGCCGCAACAGGGTATTTTGCAGCATGGTGTGTTCGTTATACAGGTTGATGAGCTGTTTGGGGTACAGAGACCTGGACATGGGCCACAGTCTGGTTCCGGAACCGCCGGCCAGGATAACAGGATAAATCATTGTTTCTCCATTACTTTTGTGCAAGATAAAAGGTTAAAGTTAATGACTTTTCAACTGGATAAGATTCAATATGTTTAAGATTGAAACCGGTTCTGTCCAACCATCCTGAAATTTGCTCCCGGGTAAACCCCAGCCAGACCCCGCCAATGACATCTTTGATCTGTTCCTGATCGTGTTTTAAAAAATCCGCCAGAAGGAACACGCCCCCGGGGCTAAGGACCCGATACACCTCGCGAATCGCTTTTTCTGGTTCGGACACATGGTACAATACCATGCTCATAAGCGCTGCATCGGCCTCCTGTTCGCGCATGGGAAGATTTTCCAGCTCTCCTATGCGAAGTTCTAAATTGGGGCTTTCCGGCAGCCGGAGCCTTGCCTGTTCAAGCATTTCGGGAGAAACATCCACACCTATCAGGGTCCTTTCTCTTCTGTCAAGCAGGCTGGCAAGCATCTCACCTGTGCCGCAACCAAGATCGGCAATAACCAAGGCTCGTTGAAGATGGCGCTCAAACACAGGGTTGGGATTGAAATCGCCAAGAACCGTTTTTTTCAAACGATCCCACCGCGGGGCAGCCGTTTTGAAAAAACGTCTGGATCTGTTTTTTCTCAATACAATACATTGCTGTGTACGGGCAAGATCTTCCTGCAATACCGGGTCTTTTTCAAGCTGTCGTAATGCCAGAATGACGAGCTCCCGATTGTTTCCGTTTTTGTCCGTGGCATAATAAATAAAACTGCCGTCTTTGCGTGATATTAAAAGCCCTGCTTCAAGCAGAATTTTCAGATGCCGGGACACCCCGGACTGCACCATATTCACCACAGAGACGATTTCATTCACATTGAGTTCAAAATGCTCAAGGATAAATAAGAGCCGCAACCGGGTTGGATCAGATAAGGCTTTAAACTGTCTAATTATGTCCATAAAAGCACTGGGTGACCCGTTTGTGGTTTTTAAATACTGATCTGGTCACCAAAATTTATGATTTTGCATTCAATGCCGTTGGCAGTGATTTTTGTACAGAAAGCTTCCGGATTTGCCCGGATTACGTCAAATGTGTTGTAGTGCATGGGAATGGCCTGAACCGGTCTGACAAAATCACAGGCCATGGCCGCATCATCAATTCCCATGGTAAAGTTGTCCCCGATGGGCACCAACATGGTATGAATCTTGTTAAGCTGTCCGATAAGCTTCATATCTGAAAACAGTCCGGTATCTCCCGTATGATACAGGGATTTCCCGTTGATGGTGATCACGAATCCTGTGGGCGTCCCATGGCAGACATTGTCCGGGGTTACGGAGCTGTGAAGAGCCTGGGTCAGCTTAATCCTGCCGAAATCAAACTTAAAGGCCCCGCCGATGTGCATTCTGTGAACATTAAGTCCCTTGGCACTTAAATACTGACCAAGTTCGTTTTCACAGATGCATAATGCATTGCATCTTTGGGCAATGCTTAGGGTATCTCCAAGATGATCCCAATGGCCGTGACTGATCAGGATATAGTCGGCCTCCACATCTTCGGCCCGAACCGGGGATGTGGGGTTGTTATTAAAAAAAGGGTCGATAAGGATTTTTACCCCGTCATCACAGGTAATCTGAAAAGCGGAGTGGGAAAAATATCTAAGCTTCATGACAAAGGCCTTATGTAATTGTTAAGACTCGCCTTGTTTTATCATATTAATTTTAAATCGCAAGCAGTGATAAAGAAATAAGACAATAAAATAAGACAGTAAATCTGAAATTAATAGCGTAAAATCAGGCAGAAATGATGATTGGATCACTCAAATCTAATGGAATAATAAAAAAAACGGGGCAGCAATAACCCATGCTGCCCCCCCAAAAAAACGAATTCTGACGTGCTGTTTACCTTACGGAAATAACCGGGCAGTCCGCCTCTAATATTACTGTTTGAGCCGTGGAGCCGAATAACAGTTTGCCTATATTTGAACGGCTTTTGACGCCAATGATAATTTCATCCACTGCTTTTTCATTTGCAAAGGCAACAATATCCTCTCCGGCCTCCATGCCGCGTATCAGAAGATGTTTTTCACAGACAATGCCCTGGTCTTTGAAAAAAACCTGGGCCTGGTCCAGGTTTTTTTCTGCTTGCAGAATCTCTTCCTGGTCCTTCTCAGTCCCCTCTAACATTGAAGTGACTATCAGTACCGTGGCATTAAATGCCTTTGCGTGTTCCGCCCCAAGCTTGAGCAGATCCTGCCCGATATTGGTGCCTTTATATCCAATGAGAATTTTCATATAGCTCCTTGTGTTTTCTCGTCACCTCTTTTTTCAAACCGAAATCATTAATGAACAACGGTAAGTTAAAAGAACAATGACTTAAAATAATGGATCAAACCATGTTTAACAAGACTAAAATATCAATCCTTGCGGATAAAAGTACCGAACATCAGCAGGAGAACACCCAAACCCACTAAGACCCATGATAAATGGATTTCATAGAAAAAAGAATGCAACGCATTGTAAACCGTATCATTGGAGATCAGTTCCAGGACTTTATCTGTCGTGTCCTGAAAAAAAGAGCTAATGGTCATTGTTACAAGAAAATCGGCTGTTCCCATAAATCGGGAAATCAGGACAAAAAATCCAAGTACGAGCCCTGCAATGATTGAAAATATTCCCAGCTTTGAGGCCATGTGTTTTCCTTGTGTAAATGGTTTTTATTTTTTCAGATCAGGCGTATTCTTAAATGTCGAGCACTGTCTTCTTTATGCAATTTATTGTATATTCAGGCCGTGTTTCCGGTCAAACTATTTTCAGACCGTTTTTTATTTTGGTTGCTTTTTATAACGAACGGCCATGGGCCGACCTGGCCTATCAGCACCCAGACTCGGCCCACAACAAAGAATGAAAGAGCATTAGCAACTTTTGGTACTATCAAACTTGCATTGGACAAACTTGCATTGGACTCCAGACTATGACCCAAACCTCCACCTTTAAAAAAATTGGCTTTGCATCATTTATAATGATGGCATCGGTGTTTGCCAGCAGAATCATAGGGCTTGTACGCGAAACCGCCATTGCCTGGATGGGCGGTGCAAGCGTCAGCGTGGACGCTTACCAGGTGGCTTTTGTGATTCCTGAAATTTTAAACCATGTGGTGGCATCAGGTTTTTTATCCATCACGTTTATCCCCATCTTTACCCGTTATCTTGTGGAAAATAGAGAGCAGGAAGGATATCGGGTTTTTTCCGTTATTCTGAACTGTTTTGGTGCAGGGCTTGTGGTTTTTATCGGATTTTCCATGATCTTTGCACCGGAACTGATTTCGATTCTTGCCCCCGGACTTAAAAACGGCCCGGCTTTTGACCTTTCCGTGCGCATGACCCGGATCATTATTCCGGCCCAGCTTTTCTTTTTTGCCGGCGGGCTGTTCAATGCCGTACAGTACTCAAAGGAACGTTTTCTATACCCTGCGCTTTCACCGTTAATTTACAATACCGGCATTATTGCCGGCGGAATACTTCTGTATCCGGTGCTGGGTATGGAAGGCTTTGCCTGGGGAGTACTTGCGGGCGCCTTTTGCGGCAGTTTTCTGCTTCAGTTGTTCGGGGCGAAAAAAGTGGGGCTTGTCTATGTGCCAAGTTTTAATTTCAGGCATCCTGATGTGATCAAATATGTATTGTTAACCGTCCCCCTGATGCTTGGCCTGACCATGACCTTTTCCACGGAAATTCTCATGAAATTCTTTGGATCGTTTTTAAGCGAAGGAAGCATTTCTGCCATGAATTACGCCCTTCGCATCATGTTTATACTGGTGGGTCTTTTCGGAAATGCCGTCGGCGTCGCATCCTATCCGTTCATGGCAAAACTTGCCGCCAAAAAGGATTTTTCCGGACTGAATGCCATTATTAACCAGACTCTGAAATACATTTTTATTGTGATGCCCTTTTCAGTTGTCCTTATGATTCTAAATAAGGAGGTTGTGGCCATTTTATTCCAGCGCGGGGCCTTTGATGCCCATGATGCGGCCCTGACATCAGGTGTTCTGCCGTATTTCATGGCAGGTGCCTTTGCATTTTCCGCCCAGACCATTGTTTCCAGGGGCTTCTTTGCTGTTCAAAATACTTTGTTTCCTGCCGTTTTTTCCTCGGTATGCGTGGGATTAAGCCTGCCGCTGCTCTATTTTGCCATGACAGCCATGGGGATCAACGGTGTGGCATTGGGTCTGTCAATGTCGGTGATCATTACCACAGGCGCTTTATTTGAGGTGTGGAGCAGGAGAACACAAAACACGGGTAAAACAGATGTGTATACCTTCTTTGGTGTCATGTTGCTGGTCAGTATTATGGTCTGGGGGATCCTGAAAGCAATATATGTTGGAATTCTTCATGTGATCCCGATCTCTGGTTTATTTACGCATATAGTTATATGTCTGATTGTCGGCACAGTCTTTCTGATCATTCTGGCCGGTATGGGAAAAATTTTTAAAATCAGAGAGATCAGTTCTCTTTATACCAAAGTGCTGGCAAAGACCGGTTTGATTCCCAAAAGAGCTTAAGAAATGAGCACGAAATAATGAAACCAGATAATCAAATGGATTGACCCTCATCAGATTGCAGGTCTGAATCAGGCTCATGAACATATCACCAACAAAGGCACCATGTTCTGTTTTATAAAATAGTGAATTTTTCCGATGCAGGAGGCTTTGTTTTAAGCTGCGTTCGCAAATGTTGTTATCCAGGAGGGCTCCAGGCACTTTCAAAAAACGGGTTAACTCAGGCCAATGGTTAATCATATAAGCGATGGCCTTACCCAGGCCGGAATTCGGTTCCACCAGATGTCCATTAAGTTGTTTGTTCAACCAGGACAGAAGACCTGCCATCAACGGACCACTATGTTCCTGGTGATAAGTCAATCGCTGCTCCGGCGTCATCGCTTGTTTTTTTGTCTGGTCATCATTATGATAAACATCAGCAAGGACATTTATGACATGCTCGCATTCATCCGGGAAATGATCTTCTACATCCACACAATTCCGGCGGGCATGGGTAAGGCAGTTCAAAGAATCCTTTTAAATTCATCAGAGAAATTGCATGACAAGGCATCGCACATCTGAATCGGCGGGGGACAGTCTTTGTCACGTATCCCATAAAGCCGGGCGATGTTCTCACCTGCATGGTTTCGGCCTGTGTAAAACAGGGCAATTTTTCGGTCATCACCGATTTGAGAAATGATGCCCGTGGTAAATATCCCGGTTCGTTCATTCACTGTTTTGTCTTGATTTTCCTCCATTAACGAAAGGACTTTCATGGTGGTGTCATCGTTATAAAGGATGTCTCCCCGGGCTGCCTGACGAACGAGTTCATTAAAAATCGGGAATGACAAATATGGGGATGCCCGGACCGGTATTTAGTTTCGTAAATTGAATCCACTCGAAAGGCCCGCATGCAGATGAAATCAATCTCCCAATGGTATGGCTTATAAAATCATTGCTCCACATCACTATCGCTATCGGGATCGCTATCGAAGATCCTTTCGGTGGGCAGCACTGAAAAACAATATTCCTATAGATTCAGACGGATAAGTTGAAATAGAAATTGGCTTAAATACCCCGTCGATAGCGATCCCGATAGCGATAGTGAGTAGAATGCTGGTGCCAGTTCCTGTACACGTAATACGGTGGTCCTTCAGACAACGGATCACCCGCCCAAAAGGGTCAGAAAGATACCTGCCGCAATCACGGTGCCGATGACACCTGCCACGTTGGGCCCCATGGCATACATGAGCAGATAGTTTTTCTTGTCCGCCTCCATGCCCATCTTATGGACCACCCTGGCTGCCATGGGCACGGCCGAGACGCCTGCCGCACCCAGCAGGGGATTGATTTTATTTTTTGAAAAAAGGTTCATGAGTTTGGCAAGAAGAATTCCTGTCATGGTGGACGCCACAAAGGCAAAAAGCCCTAAACAGAATACAAATATCACCTGGGGCCTTAAAAAGTTTTCGGCATTCATGGTGGCGCCCACAGGCACCCCGAGAAAGATGGTGACAATATTCATCAGCTCGTTCTGTGCCGCATCGTTCAGGCGATCTACCACGCCTGATTCCCTGAACAGGTTGCCCAGCATGAACATGGAAATCAAGGGTGCGGATGCCGGAACCAGCAGGACGATCACAAAGGTGGAGACAATGGGGAACAGTATTTTTTCAAGCTTTCCCACCTTTCTGCCTTTGGCCATGCGGATACGTCTTTCGTCACTGGTGGTCAGAAGTTTCATCACCGGGGGCTGGATAATGGGAACAAGGGCCATATAGGAGTAGGCTGCCACGGCACATATCCCCAAAAGAGAGGGCGCCAGTTTGGATGCCAGAAATATGGTGGTGGGTCCGTCCGCCCCGCCGATGATACCGATGGTTGCTGCCTCTTTCAGGTCAAATCCAAAGGCCTGGGCCGCAAAAAAGGTGATATACACGCCTGCCTGGGCCCCGGCGCCAAGGAAAATGAGTCTCGGGTTGGCAATGAGCGGCCCGAAATCCGTGAGCGCCCCAAGGCCTAAAAATATCACCGGCGGAATGATCTCCCAGTGGATGCCATACTCGTAGAATTTCCACAGCAGACCTTCATGGGGGGTCATGAGTCCTGCCAGGGGCAGGTTCACCAGGATGATTCCGAACCCGATGGGAAGCAGCAGCAACGGTTCGTAAGACTTTGAAACGGCAAGGTAGATCAGGGTCAGCCCGATGATCCACATGACCACAATGCCGGGCGTAACATGAAACAGCCCCGTGGTCTGAAACAGGGAATACAACGTGCTCATTTGTTCCCTTCCTGACCGTCAGTTTCCCTGGCTTTCTTTTTTGATTCCAGGGCGGTGACACCCTTTCCGGTAATTTTGATGGAAAGATAGAGAAAACTCATGCCCAGGGACACGCCCAAAATACCGATGAGAAACACCCTCGCCGCATCGCCCATGATTTATTCCTTCTCCTTTGCCTTTGCGTTATCCCGTATAATTCTGGGAAGGATCATCTGATGCCGGGGGCATATGGATCTGGGATTCTGGTAGGCTGCACCTGCAAAGGATTTCATATAGTGCCTCAGATCGGCAAGCTTTACCACCTCATCCACCATACCATGTTTTGCGCAGTAAAGCGGGGTTGATGTCTCCTTATATTGCTTTGCCAGGGCGTTCATCTTCTCCACCACCGGCCCAAGATCCCGGCCAGCTTCCTTTTCCTTGACCAGCCGCCTTGCATAGGTGGCAACCGCAGCTGTTTCCCCGTGCATCACACAGATCTCCGTGGCACAGGTGCCCAGGGTAAAGGCGTTGTTCCGGTTGGCCTGGGGGCCGCCCATGACATAGTGGGCTGCCGCAGTCCCCTTGCGCAGGATGGCCAGCATCATGGGAAGGCCTGACTGCTGGATGGAGTAAATCAGGGATTGCCCCAGGCCTAAAAGCTCGGCTTTTTCGGCGATATCGCCCACATCAATGCCCGAGGTGTCCTGGAACCAGATCACAGGAATTCTGTCCCGGCCGCAAAGGGTCACGAATTCGTTCATTTTAAGAAGCCCCTGGCGATAGAGCTTTGCCCCCATGCCGGGATAATCGGCATATTCGGGGTAGCCCTTGCCAAGATATCCCTGGCGATTTCCGATGCAGGCCACAAGAAATCCGTCCACTTTGCAAAGCCCTGTATAGACTTCAGGGCCGTAGTCGGGGCGGTACTCCATGTGCTGAGAGCCGTCCACAAGCCTTGCCAGAATTTCGTCAAAATCATATACGGTCTTGGAGGCCATAGGCAGAAGGCGCATAACATCCTCAGCCTCAAACGCCGGGGCTTTGGGCGTAGTGACCCTGAAAAATTCAGGATCATAGGCCGGCAGCTTTTTCATATAATCTCTGACACCGTCCAGCACCTCTTTTTCCTCCTTGTACACAAAGCGGAAAAAACCTGTGTGGTCATGGTGGATGGCAACGGATCCGGGCGGTTTTTCCCGGTACTCCTTGGCTTTTTGGACAAGGTCTTCGGCCATGTCCTTGGTAAACCCGCCCTGGGGGGCCATGCCGCTGACAATGCCGGCACCGCCCACGGCCATATTGCACTTTTCGTGGGCAAAGAGAACCGTGGAGCTGATGGACTGGTAGCCGCCGCCGGCAGGATTGGTGCCGTAAATGGCCGCCAGAACGGGGATGCCCTCCTGTTCAAGTTCCGCATGCCTGAAAAACGGGGTGCCCGAGCCCCTCCGGTTGGCATAGAATTTTTCCTGCTCCGTGAGTTTGGCCCCGCTGCAGTTCACCAGCCATACCAGCGGGATATTCAGCCTTTCAGCAAGGTCTGTGACCCGCAGGATGTTCTCGGACTGGCCGGCCAGCCAGGCACCGGCCATGACCTTGTTGTCAAAACCGATCACAACCGTCCATTTGCCCGCAATTTTGCCCAGGCCGTCAATGACGTTGGTGGTGCCTTCAACGTTGTCCGCAGGGTTGAAAAGGGTATGAAGCGGGGTCCAGGTACCCGGATCCACGATGTATTCCAGGCGCTGCCAGACGGTCATCTGGCCGCGCTGGTTGATTTTTTCTTCGGAAAGGCCCGCATTTTTAACTTGGTTCACCGCGGACAGAATCTGTTTTTCCGCTTCAACCACCTGTTCAAAGTTATCCTGGGTGCGCTTCATGGTCCCTTTTTTCAGCGCGTTGCCAAAGGGCGCCATGTTTTCAAAATAGGATTTCATTTGTTTTTCCTCTGACGCCAGATCAGTCGACCACAGCCAACAGATCATCCTCTTCCACCGCATCCCCTTTTTTTACGGCGATCTTTGATATGGTGCCGGAACATGGCGCAAATACAGGGGTTTCCATTTTCATGGCTTCGATCACCAGAATTTCGTCGTCCTCCTCTATGGCCGCGCCCGGTTCAACGCTTATGCTGACAATTTTCCCTGACAGGGGGGCTAATACGTCTTCAGACATGAGAATCTCCTTTTTCGTTCAGATACCATTTTGTATTAACTTTGTGTTTTGTTGGGGATTGAGCCTGGAGTGTTGACAAACCAGGTCAGCCTATGACTGCTCGTACCTTTAGGGTGGCGGAGAGGGTGGGATTCGAACCCACGATCCCGGTATTACCAGGATACTGCTTTTCGAGAGCAGGGCCTTCAACCGCTCGGCCACCTCTCCATATCACCACTTTTGCATGTAATAATTACAAAGGAAAGATTTATTTCGTCTTATCCTTCTGGTCTTATCTTTTTGGTTTTTGGCTCGTGGGCAAAGCTACCTGTTCGCTTTTCTGATGCCCAGCTGATCCAGGGCAATAATCCACTTGCAGATATTGGCCGAGCCTTCCACCATGGCATAGGTGGGGGCATCCCGGTAGTAGCGGGCCACGGGGTATTCCGTGGAATAACCGTAGGCGCCCAGAATTCTCATGGCATAGTTGGCGCATTTATAAGCCACTTCGCCGGCCATGTATTTGGCCATGGCCACGTCCATGCCGTTGTTCAATCGCCCCTGGTCCTTGGCCCAGGCTGCTTTGTAGACCAGAAGACGGGTTGCTTCAATTTCCGTGGCCATCTGGGCGATCATGTCCTGATTCATCTGGAATTCACCGATCTTTTTGCCGAACTGTTTTCTTTCATTGCAGTATTTGACCGCTTCGTCCAGGCAGGCCTGGGCCAGTCCCACACCCCCGGCAGCCGCGGACAGGCGGGTCTGGTTTAAAGATGAGAATACAATCTTGGCCCCGTCGCCGGGGTTGCCCAGAATGTTCTCCTTAGGAACCTTGACGTTGTCCAGGAACAGTTCTCCTGTAGGGGAAGAGTGGGAGCCCAGTTTATCCAGGGAAGATGTTCTGATGCCGTCAAAGTTTTTGGGTTCAATGACAAAGGCGGACAGTCCCTTGGAACCGGCGGCTTTATCCGTATACGCATAGTAGAGCAGGCAGTCTGCCACGCTGGCATTGGAGATCCAGGTTTTATTGCCGTTGAGAAGCCAGTGATCGCCCTTGTCTTCGGCTGTGGAGGCAATGTTCATGACATCAGAACCTGCATCGGGCTCGGTGATGCC is drawn from uncultured Desulfobacter sp. and contains these coding sequences:
- the murJ gene encoding murein biosynthesis integral membrane protein MurJ; translated protein: MTQTSTFKKIGFASFIMMASVFASRIIGLVRETAIAWMGGASVSVDAYQVAFVIPEILNHVVASGFLSITFIPIFTRYLVENREQEGYRVFSVILNCFGAGLVVFIGFSMIFAPELISILAPGLKNGPAFDLSVRMTRIIIPAQLFFFAGGLFNAVQYSKERFLYPALSPLIYNTGIIAGGILLYPVLGMEGFAWGVLAGAFCGSFLLQLFGAKKVGLVYVPSFNFRHPDVIKYVLLTVPLMLGLTMTFSTEILMKFFGSFLSEGSISAMNYALRIMFILVGLFGNAVGVASYPFMAKLAAKKDFSGLNAIINQTLKYIFIVMPFSVVLMILNKEVVAILFQRGAFDAHDAALTSGVLPYFMAGAFAFSAQTIVSRGFFAVQNTLFPAVFSSVCVGLSLPLLYFAMTAMGINGVALGLSMSVIITTGALFEVWSRRTQNTGKTDVYTFFGVMLLVSIMVWGILKAIYVGILHVIPISGLFTHIVICLIVGTVFLIILAGMGKIFKIREISSLYTKVLAKTGLIPKRA
- a CDS encoding sodium ion-translocating decarboxylase subunit beta, which codes for MSTLYSLFQTTGLFHVTPGIVVMWIIGLTLIYLAVSKSYEPLLLLPIGFGIILVNLPLAGLMTPHEGLLWKFYEYGIHWEIIPPVIFLGLGALTDFGPLIANPRLIFLGAGAQAGVYITFFAAQAFGFDLKEAATIGIIGGADGPTTIFLASKLAPSLLGICAVAAYSYMALVPIIQPPVMKLLTTSDERRIRMAKGRKVGKLEKILFPIVSTFVIVLLVPASAPLISMFMLGNLFRESGVVDRLNDAAQNELMNIVTIFLGVPVGATMNAENFLRPQVIFVFCLGLFAFVASTMTGILLAKLMNLFSKNKINPLLGAAGVSAVPMAARVVHKMGMEADKKNYLLMYAMGPNVAGVIGTVIAAGIFLTLLGG
- a CDS encoding carboxyl transferase domain-containing protein, whose amino-acid sequence is MKSYFENMAPFGNALKKGTMKRTQDNFEQVVEAEKQILSAVNQVKNAGLSEEKINQRGQMTVWQRLEYIVDPGTWTPLHTLFNPADNVEGTTNVIDGLGKIAGKWTVVIGFDNKVMAGAWLAGQSENILRVTDLAERLNIPLVWLVNCSGAKLTEQEKFYANRRGSGTPFFRHAELEQEGIPVLAAIYGTNPAGGGYQSISSTVLFAHEKCNMAVGGAGIVSGMAPQGGFTKDMAEDLVQKAKEYREKPPGSVAIHHDHTGFFRFVYKEEKEVLDGVRDYMKKLPAYDPEFFRVTTPKAPAFEAEDVMRLLPMASKTVYDFDEILARLVDGSQHMEYRPDYGPEVYTGLCKVDGFLVACIGNRQGYLGKGYPEYADYPGMGAKLYRQGLLKMNEFVTLCGRDRIPVIWFQDTSGIDVGDIAEKAELLGLGQSLIYSIQQSGLPMMLAILRKGTAAAHYVMGGPQANRNNAFTLGTCATEICVMHGETAAVATYARRLVKEKEAGRDLGPVVEKMNALAKQYKETSTPLYCAKHGMVDEVVKLADLRHYMKSFAGAAYQNPRSICPRHQMILPRIIRDNAKAKEKE
- a CDS encoding acetyl-CoA carboxylase biotin carboxyl carrier protein subunit gives rise to the protein MSEDVLAPLSGKIVSISVEPGAAIEEDDEILVIEAMKMETPVFAPCSGTISKIAVKKGDAVEEDDLLAVVD
- the acd gene encoding glutaryl-CoA dehydrogenase Acd, with the protein product MDFELSKELQMLQKEIRNFAKKEIAPFADQWDAAHYLPIKEVMRPLGKMGYFGTVIPEEYGGENLGFLAAMIVTEELAKASSSLRVQVNMQVLGCAYTIYQYGNETVRRKYVEKLCTAEYIGGFGITEPDAGSDVMNIASTAEDKGDHWLLNGNKTWISNASVADCLLYYAYTDKAAGSKGLSAFVIEPKNFDGIRTSSLDKLGSHSSPTGELFLDNVKVPKENILGNPGDGAKIVFSSLNQTRLSAAAGGVGLAQACLDEAVKYCNERKQFGKKIGEFQMNQDMIAQMATEIEATRLLVYKAAWAKDQGRLNNGMDVAMAKYMAGEVAYKCANYAMRILGAYGYSTEYPVARYYRDAPTYAMVEGSANICKWIIALDQLGIRKANR